CACCGAGAGCCACGACAAACAGCACAGAATCTCGAGTTGTTCCTCCTTAGTTGGTCCAAGGTAAACGGCGTCGTCATTAAAAGATGTCCTGCggcaggcaaacaaaagcaacaacaacgaacgAACAGCAACAACGAGACAAGAACTCTTCAACAAATGGCGTGTGTCCGCAGAATGTCCTTCCTCCCATCCCCCCGCCATCAGTCAGACTTACCAGGAGTAGTCGTAGACCCAAACCGGACGCACCGGTCGACGTGTCTCTACGGAACTGCTCGACGTGAATGCCGTTGCCCCACTTCCTGCTGCCATTGCTGTTGTCGCTGCCACCGCCGGcgtggttgttgttgtggcagTGGAGCAACTGCAGGAGGAACATCGCTGCAACTGACGCCTTCTGGCCGCCAGTCTGGCCAGAGTTCCTCCACCCAGACCCACACCCATGGCcatgcccattcccattccggGCACCGAGCGGCACTCACTATCGCAGCTGTAGCTCTTTTTCATGACGCGCCTGCGCAACTGCGGTAGATACTCCTCGGATGGCATGGCAGCGGAATCGGCATTAGTTCCGGACTCGCCTGCAGAATCACTTGGATatgcaggagcaggagcaggagcaggagcagcagcaacagcaacagcaacagcagcagcggaagCGGAAGCAGTGGCACTGCAGAAGCTGCAACCGCGCTGATACGAATCCTCCGAGGAGCTCATGATGAGCGAATAGGTGCGCGATTGTGGAAAGTGCCCGCCCAAGCAGCTGAGGCGAAGTTTTCGATTGTCGTTTAGTTTGATGTGTTCAAAGAACGGTGGTTACAATTAAGGAATAGGGCGGGTGTCTAGTGCTTAAATACAACATATACAATTTACATTCAGTCGGATCTCGCAGTCTCGCAACGATCCACTTCTTTTGTACAATAAAGTATACTTCGATCGTTTCGGATTGCTGAGATCTGACTAGCATGGTCTATGTACACAGATTTATGTCAGAGGTTAGTTTCTCGTGGAAAACAGAGTAGCTAAGAAATATAGTTAGTGATACACATACGTAGTACAATATGTTTGGGGGTCTAGATCTATATTGATAGAGACACTACACTGGGAAAGGTGGATACGGTGCCTCGGAATAGTGACAAAAAGGGGTGTGTAGAGGGTTTGATTAGAGGGGAGATACTTACGCAATCTTCTCGGATGGCGAACGCCAGGGCATCTCGTCGTCGATCTCATCATCACTCTCGTCCCCCTCTTCACCATCGTCGTTGCCGGCGATGCTGAATGAGGAGGAGGTGAACATGTCGGGCACGGGTAGGATCGAGGGACGTCTACTACCTGAAAATGGGAGTGATGTAGTTTTTCGAAATAGATACGTAAAAACCTATATTTCAATGACGTTAAGGGTTCTTTCTGGAGCAACTAAGAAATTCgacttttcaattaaaatgtcttGCTGTTATAACAAAGGAATCGTACTAATAGTTACCGTGCCTGCAAACACAAGGGATAATTCAAATAGATCTTATGCCAAGTAGTTGTAAGACTGGACTTCCTCTTTAAACTTACCCCTCCGCTGGTTGAGCACATCTGGGCTGAGCAGGTTGGGATTGTTGGCAAAGGGCACATCCAGGTGATTGCCCGTGGTGGTCAGTGTGGCTGGGGTGATACTGAGCGAGGTGCCCATGCTGTGGGCACTGCCCAAGCCGAGGCCGCCTCCACCACATCCACCCGATCCGCCCGCCATGCTGGGGGATCCCATCGTCTGGGGCGGTGGCGGCAGAGTCGTTGTGGTTATCGTTGCCGCCGTCTGGGTCACCGTCGTGTCCTTGAGGTTCTGCCTAGAGTCCGAGATTATCACAGCCGTCGGATTTTCGCTAGCTAAATTGGGGCAAAGCGGAAAGTGCAATTAGTCCCGGTCAACATGACGATCAGTATCCATTCTAATTACAACTACTTTGGCGCTTGCTATACAGGATAAAAATGTCCACTAATTTCAGCTGAGCGACAAAAATGTGACAGAGAAAAGGGCAAAAAGGCAAATGGAGCGGGTTTATCGGGGGGAGATTCTACAAGACAAACCTGGGAAAACAACTCGTTAAAAGTCCTCGACAAGCTTGCACTGGCCGGGAAACTTTCGGCAAAGTGATTAAGGTgcaacttggccaaaatgttGTCTTTCCCCTTCTGCCAACAGTTTTTGGTTACTTAATTACAGGGGCGGCTGTGGGAAAGGGGTGAGCTACGATGACGGGTCTAATTTGAACGCACAATAAGCTAGACTATTTCTATGCAGCTAATTTACACGAATTGTTTGCGTGAGGTGTACATATTATTTACAGCCAGTTCTACACATCCAAAGCTcatgctcacacacacaaataacATTGGCAAACAGAACGAAGTGCAAAGACAGGCGGAAGAAGAAAATGACGGGCGGAAGTTGAAAAAGTGATGTTTGAGCAAAGACAACTACGAAACGTGAAGAAGAAGCCATGTAAAAAATGAAGCAAACAACAGAAATAGTTTTGCATAGTGGCAAAAGGAGAAAAGAGGAAAAAGTGCGAGGCCAGCGTGGGTGTGGTCATTAGGGTGGACctttatttaaaattctatattaCGACTCTCGGTCTCTcaacaaataatattaacaaataCCGCGTGTAAATTACAGTCAAGCTTGAATATTCGATATATACTCAAGTATAAGTTAAACACGATTTCTTTTGCAGTGCATCTGGCACCTTTTAATGGTCCACCCTAGTGTTCATGTATgggttttttatttgactGGTGTTTGTGGGAGGAAGGAATGCAGAAATGGGCTTGGATGGCGCCGGATGTGTGCTTTGACATGGGTAGCGGAGAATGTAACATGGGATGGGGTTTAAAGGCAGCTCAAGCTCCAAAATCGAGACAGCAAGAGAAAAACTGCGAAAGATATATGTAGCTTGGATGTGGGGACGTTGAATCGGTTTTCGGTGAGTGATAGAGTTAGGCAAAAAACGTGAACGAAATATTTGTGATttgcttcattttttttggtagTATCTTTTCTTTTGGATTCCAAAGATGCGGGTTTTTTCTTGACTTGCGGGCTTTTTTACTTTCGTTTGGGATTTCGGTAGTTCTGGTGTCACACTCACGCACAAATAGTGATGCAAACTCGCCACTGTCAGGTGTTTGCATTGGCGGATGCGGTTGCGGATACGATtgcggatacggatacggttGCAAGTGGGTGGTGCCGGTGGTGCCACCACCACTATCGTAACTGGGACTGTggggcacacgcacacaaacagaCGGCACTGGTGGTGGTGCGGCTGCGGCGGTTGAGGTTGcatttattgttgctgttgttgttgatgctgatAGTAATGTTGATGATGTGAAGGTGGTgctaattgttgttgttgttgcttgtactgttgttgttattgttgttgttgggttGGCTGTTGTCATAGTCGATGATGTagtttattgttattgttgtacTTAGACATTCATACATAACATAAAAGGATAAAACTAGGGTTTATGTGGTCTACATAATGGAAACTCTGCACTAGTTTCCCCCAGCCCCTCTTCCGCTTTTCCAAGTCGATCAAGCTTACATTGATGATTCTTGAATCATCTTAAATTTGATcgaaaacggaaacggaaattggGCCTAAACTCTTTTCTAATGGTATATCAGTTTGAGTGGCGAGTTATTGTTAATCCAGAATTGTgattgagtgtgtgtgtgttggtctTAAGACACAATCTAtcctaaaaatataaaatcctATTGGGTCGTATATGAAACTAAGTTTAATGTAAAGGACATTGCCTCTAGGACCTAAAAGCGTGTTCTGTTTCAGTTCTGAAAAGTTGCATTGGTTTTCATACATATTTCGTAAAGGAAAATTAAGCGCTTAAGTAACTTCCTCGTGGGAATAAGTTAATTAACAAAATGGAACCCATACAAAATGATTAAGGTGGAAAGTTTCACAAACTTAAAAAAGAGAAAACGAATTCGGGCAAGGCGAATATTATGATTAACGTTAATGTGAGGCAGCCTCgctcacaaacacacacttaaagcgttttcttttcattcagacaaaccaaacaaactgAAAAGTCGAGGATAACGACAATGAAAACTTTTAACTCAGCCTCAGAAATAAGGATTATTGGATAAATATAAGAAGAGGgaagaaaaagagagaggtAGAGCAAGAACTGGTTGCTAAATAAGGAAGCTcacaatttatatatatgatatttatgtttttatgtaAATGGATATACATAGTAGTTTGTTCATTCACTCGCttgaattttaaatgattgagactcaaacacacacacacacacacacactcacacaattGGGTCTAAAGAAAGGGTCTACCCACCAGTTGCAGCAGTGTGGTGGTGGGAGGCGGATGAGGAGGCACCGCCTCCGCCCCCTGTCCCGCTCCCCTCCTTGGCAGCTGCCGTGGGGTCCGATGTTTGATTTTGATTAACGACAAATGCGGAATTCTCTTCCTTGGTGATGCTCATGTAATAGCACGTGTCATCCTTTTTCATAATGTGCCTGGGTCCGGGATTCAATAGAATGGTTTCCTCGTAGAATTCCGGCAGCTCCGCCGGTCGCACGCCCACCAGGGCCACTCCATATCTGCGGAAGTGGAATTGTATGGAATTTTCATGGTTTAACATGAATTCCGCCTGTGAATGGGGATTTCGGGGATCCCCAAACCGATGGCGTCCGAGTACTCACTTGCGATGCGAATGGAAGCTGGCGTAGGTGAAGCTCTTGCCCTCGTACTCGCCAAAGAATCGACTGTCGCCCAGGACGATGTGGTAGATCTCGTTTCCGGAACACTTGCCGTACAGACGGTGCCATTCCTCCGGACTCTGCTGGCCCTCCCTGCGGATTGTTCGAAACACATATGTACACTTGTAGGGATGTATCTTGGTGTAGGCTTATGTGAAACGCATGAGTCATGGCTCAGTTGGTGCCCCAATTAGCATTTGCTGACATCTGATTAACCCGCCGTTTCATGCCACGCGACCACAGCTCACGGAAACTAAAACTGAAAGCCGCATTTAATTGGAGGTCCCGCAAACCGCCTTCACCTCAACTCGCCACCTGCGCTCTGCTAATTTTCACACTTGCCGATGGCGAGtaaggtttttggtttttctttggCGTGTCACAAAgcgcttttaattaaaactggaattttaaattgaattttgtgtCATGTAAGTGCGGAagataaaatgtattttttaaatgtattttccaGCTATTCAACGTTGATCTGTAAAGCTTAATTAACATGTCTGCTGGCTAAGTAAGAATAGCGAACTCTTGATACTCTCTATataacttatttatatttaagagATATACAagtttttaatatgcataaCTCGTACTCTTCTACTTAAAGGATtatcattaaaaatatattttaatgggCAACttgtatattattaatttcattcCATCATTTCCCTATTTAGTTTTTCTTGGATTTACAAGGAAAACTTTCAATAAGCAAAAAATAAGCTCGGAATCATGGCCTAACCAACCAGCTTATGCACTTAACCCCCCAAACCGCGGGTAGACTAAATTAGctggcacacaaaaaaatatatatatactaaatatgtacataaggGCCTGAGGAAAAACGTCTGAATGAGCAATCAAGCGACTGTGACCTGGCCACCGACTCCGCCGGTGACGTGACGCATCCAAGCGAGCCGATGACGCACGGCGTATAGAGAATTTTTTGCATGTCCTGCCAGCTGGACAACCATGCGTATACGTACTGTCCGCGGGATGTGTGGAGCAGCAGGGTGACCAGTGTGCTGGCGCCGGGACAGGTGCAGTTGTTGGCCAGTAGGGCGTACTTGAACTCGTCCTCGCAGACCACGTGCTCCGCGAACTTCACATGCAGCTTGTGCTCAGGTCTGCGTGAAGCggaaatgcgaaatggaaattcCGCAGGATGTGCGATTGGTTGCGCcgcatttggcatttgcaaATGTCAAAAGAAAATTCGAATTAATCGGGAACGGAACGGGCCATCTCCTGCATTGCTAACTCACCTGAATATCTGCACATACTGCGGTACATTCGGTGCGAAGTCCTTGACGGCCCAGGAACGTAGAATGGTATGCTCGTCGGCGGCCGTTTTGTCCGCATAATTTCTGGCCGCCAGGATAAAGCACGCCTCTGCCTCGTTCATCCTGGCGCGCGCCAAGTCGCCATCCTTTAGACATGATCCCTGCAAAGGCGTGGGTGTTCATCGGCCAGTTAGTAGTGTAAGCCTAATCCGGATTATGGAGGACATGTACCTGAATGTAGATGACGCGCTGCGCCCAAATGGGCACCTGCAGGATCATCCGCATCGTCGTGTCCAGCTCCATGGGACTGAGCAGCACCACATAGAAGTCCTGCAGCAGGGGATGGGCATAGAACTCGTTGAGGAAGTCCATTATGGTGTCCGCATGCAGGGTGGTGGAGCACACCACCACGTGCTTTTCGCTTTGGGCGCGATGTGAACTGTAACTGCCGCCCAGCTTTTGGCGCTCCATCCACGTGAAGGCGAGCTGCTCAAACTGTGTGGATAGGAGTAATTTATTAGCCAAATACATCATCAATCCCATCGAGAAAATATCATCTTTTAAACGTTTGACGTTGACATTAAGCTCTTTAAGTTTACGCTTTCTCTCTTTCGGGCTTGCACTAAATTAATGGCCCTGTAACACGTCTTTATGTCCACTTCAACACCAACATGTACTAGAAACGACTTATCACTTACTTCATAAATGGGCAAAGTTTATAGTTGATACCGCTTAATCCTTTTACCTCATATAAAACTCGTCGGTTTACAGGCAGTGCCATTAAAAAAAACCGTAGTTTCAAAAGGGAAgcacttataaaaatattttgatgtGCAGTTTCGCAAAGGTTATTGCGACCTCGCTACTTGGTGGCAATGATAAGAGGAAGggataaatttgaaataatatttttcttcaGAATATTTATAGAAATGAAACTGGTCTCCTACCCTGCATTGTTTATTGAAAGCCTCTTTAGGGATAATTTCGTTACTGGGATTGAAtaagttcaattaaatttgagtGCCAGCACCTTTCCTGGacttttgcaacattttgaCCAAAAACGTTCGAaacttgttgtttttattattggGCGGGTCCCAGAAAGTCATAAATTCTGCAACATATTGACATGCACTTCGAACTTTTAGTGCTGGCTGAATAAAACCCCATTCCACAACCAAAACTGTTTCAGAAAAAAGGTAGAAAAACTGTTTTGATGGATGCTCTTGTTGTTTGCCGTTCGGCCAAAAGACCAATGGCCAATGGTGTGTTTGTATACACTTTCAATTGACTTATGTCGATGCTATATgagactatatatatatttacttggGATCTGCCATTCAGAtgttatatattgtatatattaaaaatccaaaataaatatacattgaTTTCTCAAATTGTTCATCCCTTGATACTAtactttttggttttgttttaaGATCATTCATTTAAACACAGATccacatttccatttttatgtTCCCTTTCTTTTGGAAATtagtaaattatattttatttactttgtcATCCATCTTAAAATGACCTAAAGGGTGTTGGATTACAGTACTCGCAATTTTTGGAGTCTATCCCATCTCACATTTCTCGGTGGAATCTGTACTCCTACTGCTCCTTGCCTGTTTggcgtttgtttttgttgataaAACAATTGTTTGCAAATTGTTGAACATGGCAGTCAGTCAGTGTGGCCTTCGGAAAGACAGTCCGCCATCGGGATGGGATCACTGATAGGAAGGCAGACGGGCGAATGGTGAGCAATTTCCATCGACAGCATCCCCCTATTTATTAATATCGATTGATGACCAAAGTCGCCCACCCCCACAAAGATGCAGATGATGAATGGGGATAAGGTTCGTCCAGGCTTATGgagcataaatatttgatgtgGCTTTTTTGCCCGGCAGTAAGATGGCTTTTAAACGGAACTACTCCTATTTGGCTTGGGTAATGCCCAAGATTGGACTCACCTGCGTGGGCAACACAATGAGGGCGACACAAATCATGATGACCATATAAAGCTGCGAGGGCCAAATGTCCGGCACAAAGTCGCCGTATCCCACTGTGGAGAAGGTCACAACCACATAGTATGTGCTCTGAAAGAGATTCAAATGTCGATGGCCAGCGCGCTGAAAGTGCTGGATACCACAAACGCTGgggataaataaaaaatgattatATTGAGGGATGATTTCAGGGAAAGTTGGTATCCTATTACCTCGTGAAGACCAAACACAGCAGTGTGGCTGATAGAATGGTCAACTGCTGGGAGAGGGCTGACTGGGACTTTTGCATGGCGCGATGGAGGTCATTCTATTGGTTATAGGACATTAGATAAATTTCACATTAGGATATGGACGAAATTTCCACTTACAAACATGTTCTCCAGCGATCGCTTGGCCAGCCAGCAATTGAGGAAAATGGGAATGAATAAATTTCTTAGCGGGGGATGGACAATCTGAAAGGATCAACACCGCTAAACAGCCTGTACTAAGGATTCAAACTCGAACCTACCGTAAGTGCAAAGGGTATTGTCGTTACTAATTCTAGTATAAAGTGAAAGGAGAGTATCTGCTGCCAGATGTTGCCCTGAAATGGTTTGATTAGTTTCAACGAGTTTGTGATATCACGTTTATGACGTGGTGGTATACCTTATAGCCTAGATATGTGAGAACCAAGGATTGCGTTAGCGACACCATGGCTAGAAGCAGCTGCAGGACCCAGAGCACTGTTGGCCGATTCACCCAGAGTATTGCGTCCCAGTTAATGATTGGATTCTCCTGGAACTCCTCCTCCGTCAGTTTGGCCGAGATGATGAACTCCGTCTTATTGCCCACTTCGCAGCCATAGCTATGGGTTGGCATTTGGATATATTTTAACCACCGGTCACTTGCATCTCCCTCACAGGACTTACCATGTTATAAATGTTGGATTTTTATCCAATATCACACGTATTATGTAGAGAACACACGACAGTAACTTAAGGAATAAGTCGGCGATTCGTATGCGCAGGCCTTATTTTTTAGGAAAGTGGAATAGCAAATGCGTTAGAATTTGGGTCAGTTGAGTGAATTATACCGTCTACGAA
The sequence above is drawn from the Drosophila melanogaster chromosome 2R genome and encodes:
- the SLO2 gene encoding slowpoke 2, isoform G, translating into MSRLIQPRYRFRDLLLGDFSFNDDGERVRVEYYVNENTFKERLQLYFIKNQRSSLRIRIADLFLKLLSCVLYIIRVILDKNPTFITCYGCEVGNKTEFIISAKLTEEEFQENPIINWDAILWVNRPTVLWVLQLLLAMVSLTQSLVLTYLGYKGNIWQQILSFHFILELVTTIPFALTIVHPPLRNLFIPIFLNCWLAKRSLENMFNDLHRAMQKSQSALSQQLTILSATLLCLVFTSVCGIQHFQRAGHRHLNLFQSTYYVVVTFSTVGYGDFVPDIWPSQLYMVIMICVALIVLPTQFEQLAFTWMERQKLGGSYSSHRAQSEKHVVVCSTTLHADTIMDFLNEFYAHPLLQDFYVVLLSPMELDTTMRMILQVPIWAQRVIYIQGSCLKDGDLARARMNEAEACFILAARNYADKTAADEHTILRSWAVKDFAPNVPQYVQIFRPEHKLHVKFAEHVVCEDEFKYALLANNCTCPGASTLVTLLLHTSRGQEGQQSPEEWHRLYGKCSGNEIYHIVLGDSRFFGEYEGKSFTYASFHSHRKYGVALVGVRPAELPEFYEETILLNPGPRHIMKKDDTCYYMSITKEENSAFVVNQNQTSDPTAAAKEGSGTGGGGGASSSASHHHTAATASENPTAVIISDSRQNLKDTTVTQTAATITTTTLPPPPQTMGSPSMAGGSGGCGGGGLGLGSAHSMGTSLSITPATLTTTGNHLDVPFANNPNLLSPDVLNQRRGSRRPSILPVPDMFTSSSFSIAGNDDGEEGDESDDEIDDEMPWRSPSEKIACLGGHFPQSRTYSLIMSSSEDSYQRGCSFCSATASASAAAVAVAVAAAPAPAPAPAYPSDSAGESGTNADSAAMPSEEYLPQLRRRVMKKSYSCDSECRSVPGMGMGMAMGVGLGGGTLARLAARRRQLQRCSSCSCSTATTTTTPAVAATTAMAAGSGATAFTSSSSVETRRPVRPVWVYDYSCIVKGFPPVSPFIGVSPTLCYLLKEKKPLCCLQLAQVCEHCSYRNAKEYQWQNKTIILAADYASNGIYNFIIPLRAHFRSKTSLNPIILLLERRPDVAFLDALSYFPLVYWMLGSIDCLDDLLRAGITLAESVVVVNKELSNSAEEDSLSDCNTIVAVQNMFKFFPSIKSITELSQSSNMRFMQFRAHDKYALHLSKMEKREKERGSHISYMFRLPFAAGAVFSASMLDTLLYQAFVKDYVITFVRLLLGIDQAPGSGFLTSMRITKDDMWIRTYGRLYQKLCSTTCEIPIGIYRTQDTSNADTSHVSNSPVERWGPFSAFSRHCVRLRPSYDEETGTPDSTKDSTEMLRGVTYRPPGSATGGASSFRPQPQRQRSVNCLGGCSERKGSSYSINLADEARDNHAQQIERAEIANLVRSRMESLNLPTIDYDDVSEKRNHLSYVIINPSCDLKLEEGDLIYLVRPSPFSAQKTFERHNSRRKSNISFCSNINLGATCGPQMPQMNMNMANTAVGAGSRRGSGIAGLNPMQMQSVQTLAGYGSSSQRCSPPMQQIKSNSLSLPDSPTVVGNQRGRSNSLRIDNDILLRRSSSLRQGLPSVGVSHGRRKSSLEEIGISHFTTLMQATNHSNPIKISLNGSIGMENQISLQVTPPEEPTPMLGVPCMLGGGGGGGINPSGAGSSTGGMLGGGSSLAINTADLGPGPSTSSGASGSLQAQDSLGQQSSQVSSPQHLQGTIV
- the SLO2 gene encoding slowpoke 2, isoform I — its product is MSRLIQPRYRFRDLLLGDFSFNDDGERVRVEYYVNENTFKERLQLYFIKNQRSSLRIRIADLFLKLLSCVLYIIRVILDKNPTFITCYGCEVGNKTEFIISAKLTEEEFQENPIINWDAILWVNRPTVLWVLQLLLAMVSLTQSLVLTYLGYKGNIWQQILSFHFILELVTTIPFALTIVHPPLRNLFIPIFLNCWLAKRSLENMFNDLHRAMQKSQSALSQQLTILSATLLCLVFTSVCGIQHFQRAGHRHLNLFQSTYYVVVTFSTVGYGDFVPDIWPSQLYMVIMICVALIVLPTQFEQLAFTWMERQKLGGSYSSHRAQSEKHVVVCSTTLHADTIMDFLNEFYAHPLLQDFYVVLLSPMELDTTMRMILQVPIWAQRVIYIQGSCLKDGDLARARMNEAEACFILAARNYADKTAADEHTILRSWAVKDFAPNVPQYVQIFRPEHKLHVKFAEHVVCEDEFKYALLANNCTCPGASTLVTLLLHTSRGQEGQQSPEEWHRLYGKCSGNEIYHIVLGDSRFFGEYEGKSFTYASFHSHRKYGVALVGVRPAELPEFYEETILLNPGPRHIMKKDDTCYYMSITKEENSAFVVNQNQTSDPTAAAKEGSGTGGGGGASSSASHHHTAATASENPTAVIISDSRQNLKDTTVTQTAATITTTTLPPPPQTMGSPSMAGGSGGCGGGGLGLGSAHSMGTSLSITPATLTTTGNHLDVPFANNPNLLSPDVLNQRRGSRRPSILPVPDMFTSSSFSIAGNDDGEEGDESDDEIDDEMPWRSPSEKIACLGGHFPQSRTYSLIMSSSEDSYQRGCSFCSATASASAAAVAVAVAAAPAPAPAPAYPSDSAGESGTNADSAAMPSEEYLPQLRRRVMKKSYSCDSECRSVPGMGMGMAMGVGLGGGTLARLAARRRQLQRCSSCSCSTATTTTTPAVAATTAMAAGSGATAFTSSSSVETRRPVRPVWVYDYSCIVKGFPPVSPFIGVSPTLCYLLKEKKPLCCLQLAQVCEHCSYRNAKEYQWQNKTIILAADYASNGIYNFIIPLRAHFRSKTSLNPIILLLERRPDVAFLDALSYFPLVYWMLGSIDCLDDLLRAGITLAESVVVVNKELSNSAEEDSLSDCNTIVAVQNMFKFFPSIKSITELSQSSNMRFMQFRAHDKYALHLSKMEKREKERGSHISYMFRLPFAAGAVFSASMLDTLLYQAFVKDYVITFVRLLLGIDQAPGSGFLTSMRITKDDMWIRTYGRLYQKLCSTTCEIPIGIYRTQDTSNADTSHVSNSPVERWGPFSAFSRHCVRLRPSYDEETGTPDSTKDSTEMLRGVTYRPPGSATGGASSFRPQPQRQRSVNCLGGCSERKGSSYSINLADEARDNHAQQIERAEIANLVRSRMESLNLPTIDYDDVSEKRNHLSYVIINPSCDLKLEEGDLIYLVRPSPFSAQKTFERHNSRRKSNISFCSNINLGATCGPQMPQMNMNMANTAVGAGSRRGSGIAGLNPMQMQSVQTLAGYGSSSQRCSPPMQQIKSNSLSLPDSPTVVGNQRGRSNSLRIDNDILLRRSSSLRQGLPSVGVSHGRRKSSLEEIGISHFTTLMQATNHSNPIKISLNGSIGMENQISLQVTPPEEPTPMLGVPCMLGGGGGGGINPSGAGSSTGGMLGGGSSLAINTADLGPGPSTSSGASGSLQAQDSLGQQSSQVSSPQHLQGTIVXYNLMWGRRLRSSMSKNKWIXNTASTHRHTRRDKF
- the SLO2 gene encoding slowpoke 2, isoform H, whose product is MSRLIQPRYRFRDLLLGDFSFNDDGERVRVEYYVNENTFKERLQLYFIKNQRSSLRIRIADLFLKLLSCVLYIIRVILDKNPTFITCYGCEVGNKTEFIISAKLTEEEFQENPIINWDAILWVNRPTVLWVLQLLLAMVSLTQSLVLTYLGYKGNIWQQILSFHFILELVTTIPFALTIVHPPLRNLFIPIFLNCWLAKRSLENMFNDLHRAMQKSQSALSQQLTILSATLLCLVFTSVCGIQHFQRAGHRHLNLFQSTYYVVVTFSTVGYGDFVPDIWPSQLYMVIMICVALIVLPTQFEQLAFTWMERQKLGGSYSSHRAQSEKHVVVCSTTLHADTIMDFLNEFYAHPLLQDFYVVLLSPMELDTTMRMILQVPIWAQRVIYIQGSCLKDGDLARARMNEAEACFILAARNYADKTAADEHTILRSWAVKDFAPNVPQYVQIFRPEHKLHVKFAEHVVCEDEFKYALLANNCTCPGASTLVTLLLHTSRGQEGQQSPEEWHRLYGKCSGNEIYHIVLGDSRFFGEYEGKSFTYASFHSHRKYGVALVGVRPAELPEFYEETILLNPGPRHIMKKDDTCYYMSITKEENSAFVVNQNQTSDPTAAAKEGSGTGGGGGASSSASHHHTAATASENPTAVIISDSRQNLKDTTVTQTAATITTTTLPPPPQTMGSPSMAGGSGGCGGGGLGLGSAHSMGTSLSITPATLTTTGNHLDVPFANNPNLLSPDVLNQRRGSRRPSILPVPDMFTSSSFSIAGNDDGEEGDESDDEIDDEMPWRSPSEKIAIVKGFPPVSPFIGVSPTLCYLLKEKKPLCCLQLAQVCEHCSYRNAKEYQWQNKTIILAADYASNGIYNFIIPLRAHFRSKTSLNPIILLLERRPDVAFLDALSYFPLVYWMLGSIDCLDDLLRAGITLAESVVVVNKELSNSAEEDSLSDCNTIVAVQNMFKFFPSIKSITELSQSSNMRFMQFRAHDKYALHLSKMEKREKERGSHISYMFRLPFAAGAVFSASMLDTLLYQAFVKDYVITFVRLLLGIDQAPGSGFLTSMRITKDDMWIRTYGRLYQKLCSTTCEIPIGIYRTQDTSNADTSHVSNSPVERWGPFSAFSRHCVRLRPSYSINLADEARDNHAQQIERAEIANLVRSRMESLNLPTIDYDDVSEKRNHLSYVIINPSCDLKLEEGDLIYLVRPSPFSAQKTFERHNSRRKSNISFCSNINLGATCGPQMPQMNMNMANTAVGAGSRRGSGIAGLNPMQMQSVQTLAGPTVVGNQRGRSNSLRIDNDILLRRSSSLRQGLPSVGVSHGRRKSSLEEIGISHFTTLMQATNHSNPIKISLNGSIGMENQISLQVTPPEEPTPMLGVPCMLGGGGGGGINPSGAGSSTGGMLGGGSSLAINTADLGPGPSTSSGASGSLQAQDSLGQQSSQVSSPQHLQGTIV